A region of Rhodamnia argentea isolate NSW1041297 chromosome 9, ASM2092103v1, whole genome shotgun sequence DNA encodes the following proteins:
- the LOC115744402 gene encoding kinesin-like protein KIN-UB, with the protein MASSAHRNGGVPRGALKAQPSGSNVRQSSFKSRLPPSSSPGSVVRRSSPASLGGYGGGSFKDQNGVPGRVRVAIRLRPRNAEEMSADADFADCVELQPELKRLKLRKNNWDADTYEFDEVLTEYASQKRVYEVVAKPVVESVLDGYNGTVMAYGQTGTGKTFTLGRLGDEDTADRGIMVRSMEDIFANVSPNTDLITVSYLQLYMEYIQDLLDPSNDNIPIVEDPKTGDVSLPGATLVEINGQQSFLELLRIGEAHRIAANTKLNTESSRSHAILMVHVKRSVTEGEDAPSIDNGSSSHFIKPSRPLVRKSKLVIVDLAGSERIHKSGSEGHMLEEAKSINLSLSALGKCINALAENSSHVPVRDSKLTRLLRDSFGGTARTSLVVTIGPSPRHRGETTSTILFGQRAMKVENMLKIKEEFDYKSLSRKLEIQVDKLVAENERLQKDFEDEVEKINLEAQNRISEVERNFADALEKERLKCQMEYMESIKELEEKMVSNQRKHNRDGFFDDKHIEEGLGLSVEEASEIKRQLNDEISRRKALEEDVNNLKSRLAQCLQPRENGGGEILRLYKDLEDEVCEKKKLEEEVIMLRSQLLQMTLDTDQPRYLDRGAYRDSFNGLNSLTSQDQNPHYRSNGNRQKASAATLSEQVGLQRILSLLESDDANVRIHAVKVVANLAAEEVNQERIVEAGGLTSLLMLLRRYEDETVRRVAAGAVANLAMNEANQELIMVQGGISLLSMTAANAEDPQTLRMVAGAIANLCGNDKLQQKLRTEGGIRALLGTVRCGHPDVLSQVARGIANFAKCESRLATQGIRTGRSFLIEDGALPWIVHNANDEAAPIRRHIELALCHLAQHEVNAKDMVSGGALWELVRISRDCSREDIRNLARKTLNSSHTFRAELRRLRVEY; encoded by the exons ATGGCATCGAGCGCGCACCGGAATGGCGGCGTTCCCCGAGGTGCTCTAAAGGCGCAGCCCTCGGGATCGAACGTGAGGCAGTCCTCGTTCAAATCCAGGCTCCCTCCCTCTTCGTCTCCCGGATCCGTCGTCCGCCGCAGTAGCCCTGCGTCTCTCGGCGGCTACGGGGGAGGCTCTTTTAAGGATCAAAATGGAG TTCCAGGAAGAGTCCGAGTAGCTATAAGGTTGAGACCGCGAAATGCTGAAGAAATGTCGGCAGATGCGGACTTTGCTGATTGTGTGGAGTTGCAGCCAGAG CTTAAAAGGTTGAAGCTGAGGAAAAACAACTGGGATGCCGACACTTATGAATTTGATGAGGTTCTTACTGAATATGCTTCGCAGAAGCGTGTCTATGAAGTAGTTGCCAAGCCTGTTGTTGAG AGTGTTTTAGATGGATACAATGGGACTGTGATGGCTTATGGGCAAACTGGAACAGGCAAGACTTTTACTCTGGGACGATTAGGGGACGAAGATACCGCTGATCGTGGAATTATGGTCCGCTCAATGGAGGATATATTTGCGAATGTTTCTCCAAATACTGATTTGATCACTGTCTCATACTTACAG CTCTACATGGAGTACATACAGGATCTTCTTGATCCTTCAAATGATAATATTCCCATTGTGGAAGATCCAAAAACTGGGGATGTGTCACTACCTGGGGCAACCCTTGTAGAAATCAATGGCCAGCAAAGTTTTCTTGAGTTACTAAGAATAGGAGAGGCTCATCGCATCGCTGCTAATACGAAGTTGAATACTGAATCCTCGCGTAGCCATGCTATTCTAATG GTACATGTCAAGAGGTCGGTCACTGAAGGAGAAGATGCTCCTTCAATTGATAATGGAAGCTCTTCTCACTTTATTAAACCTTCCAGGCCACTTGTGCGGAAAAGTAAGCTGGTTATAGTGGATTTGGCAGGTTCAGAGCGTATTCATAAGTCAG GAAGTGAGGGTCACATGTTAGAGGAAGCTAAGTCCATTAATCTATCACTGAGTGCATTAGGAAAGTGCATTAATGCACTCGCAGAGAATAGTTCACATGTTCCAGTTCGTGATTCCAAGCTAACGAGGTTGCTCAGAGACTCTTTTGGAG GTACGGCAAGGACATCACTTGTCGTGACTATTGGCCCATCTCCACGCCATAGAGGAGAGACTACAAGTACCATTTTGTTTGGCCAAAGG GCTATGAAGGTGGAAAATATGTTGAAAATAAAGGAAGAGTTTGATTACAAAAGTCTTTCAAGAAAGCTTGAGATTCAGGTGGACAAACTTGTTGCTGAAAATGAGCGACTTCAGAAAGATTTTGAAGATGAGgttgaaaaaataaatctagAAGCTCAGAACAGAATATCTGAAGTCGAGAGGAACTTTGCAGATGCATTAGAG AAGGAGAGGTTGAAATGTCAGATGGAATACATGGAGTCTATCAAGGAGCTGGAGGAGAAGATGGTTTCAAATCAGCGCAAACATAACCGAGATGGCTTCTTTGATGATAAACACATCGAAGAG GGCCTGGGTTTGTCAGTTGAGGAAGCTTCTGAAATCAAGAGGCAACTCAATGATGAAATTTCTCGAAGAAAGGCACTTGAGGAAGATGTTAACAATCTCAAGAGTCGATTGGCACAATGTCTACAGCCTAGG GAAAACGGGGGTGGTGAAATTCTAAGGCTTTACAAGGATCTAGAGGATGAGGTTTGTGAAAAGAAGAAACTTGAGGAAGAAGTTATAATGCTTCGAAGTCAGTTACTACAAATGACTCTTGACACCGATCAG CCAAGATATCTTGACAGAGGTGCATATAGAGATTCTTTTAATGGTTTAAATTCTCTCACATCTCAAGATCAGAATCCCCATTATAGAAGTAACGGAAATCGGCAGAAGGCATCAGCTGCCACACTATCTGAGCAAG TGGGGTTGCAGAGGATATTGTCTCTCCTGGAGTCAGATGATGCCAATGTACGCATTCATGCTGTGAAGGTGGTGGCCAACCTTGCTGCTGAAG AAGTAAATCAAGAAAGGATAGTGGAAGCTGGTGGTCTTACTTCATTGCTCATGCTCTTGAGACGGTATGAGGATGAAACTGTCCGCAGGGTAGCAGCGGGTGCTGTAGCCAATCTTGCTATGAATG AAGCCAATCAAGAACTCATAATGGTTCAAGGGGGAATCAGTTTGTTATCTATGACAGCAGCTAATGCAGAGGATCCACAAACGCTGCGCATGGTTGCTGGGGCTATTGCAAATTTGTGTGGCAATG ACAAACTCCAGCAGAAGCTGAGGACTGAAGGTGGTATACGGGCTTTGCTGGGGACTGTCAGATGTGGACATCCTGATGTATTATCTCAAGTTGCTCGCGGGATTGCCAACTTTGCAAAATGCGAGTCCCGTTTGGCTACACAAG GGATAAGGACTGGTAGATCATTTTTGATTGAAGATGGTGCACTTCCATGGATTGTGCACAATGCCAATGATGAAGCTGCTCCAATTAGGCGCCACATAGAGCTTGCTCTGTGCCACTTGGCACAACATG AAGTGAACGCGAAGGATATGGTTAGTGGTGGTGCCTTGTGGGAACTAGTTCGTATCTCACGTGACTGTTCGCGTGAAGATATAAGGAATCTTGCCCGCAAGACTTTGAACTCAAGCCACACCTTTCGGGCAGAGTTAAGGCGGCTACGGGTGGAATACTAA